TTATGGGATGGAAATTCCATCACCTTTTTGTCGTTTACTACTTAATATATCATCTAACGTGATAGGGATATCTAAGATTGCTAAGAAATTGCGAGGCTACAATTATATTCTTTCTCACCATCATCCTGGACCCTTGGTAGCATATGAGGTAAAAAAGAAGTTTGGGATACCTTATATCGTTTATGTTCACCATCTACCTTTATTCCTTTATCCATTGGAAGTAGATAAAAAGCCCTTGAAATGGGCCCATAATGGGAGTAGGTTTACTATCGAAATATTATCAAAAAGTCCAGGGATCAACCAATGGCTCAAAGGGGCTGACAGAAGGGCAATCATGTATGCCGATGCTCTACTTACAAATAGTCAATATGTAGCGCGACAGATTCGATCTATATATAATCGCGAGGCCCAGATATGTCGGCCAGGTGTTGACACATCCTCTTTTCAAAATCTAGTTGATGATCCGAGTCTTGATAATTTTAAAAAGCTACATGGATTAGGTGATAATGCAATAATTTTGGTAGCTCGAATGACACCTCAGAAAAAGTTTGATTGGGCCATTCAAATTTTAAAATTAGTAAAAAAGAAAATTAAAAATGTCCAATTGGTGATAAAAACTGAAATCCCCCATTATAATAAATGGACGCAAGTATTGTTTCAAAAAATGAATGTTGCCAATAGTGACGACAAATCAGTTAGATGGATAACGAACCTTGATAGGAAAGATTTACCATTACTTTATAAATCAACGAAAGTATACATATCAACTTCTGTTAAGGAGGCTTTTGGTATCAGCCCTATTGAAGCAATGGCATGTGGCTTACCAGTAGTCGCATGGGACGATGATTCTGGCACAACTGAATATATCGAAAATAGTCGGAATGGTTATCTATGTCGTCCTTACGATCTTAAGGATTTTGTTGAAAAAATTATCTACCTATTAACTAACGAAGATGAGAGAAAAAGATTAGGGAAACAAGCTATGCAAAATGTAATGAAAAACTTCGATTGGAAAGTTCATTTAGATATATTAAACTCGGTTTTATCTAAAATTTAGTGAATTCTTTAATTTACAATCTTAATTGAAGATTGATCATCAACTTTTTGTCGTTTCAACTTAGATTGAAAAGTTATAAAGAGTAAATAACCGATTCCAACGATTATTGTAAATAAAGAAATCGCATAGTTTACATACATAATTTTTTGAGGGGTGAACTCTACATTTATTTGGTAAGTTCCATTGTGAGATATATAAAAGCTATTAATAAATGAATAGCCGATAACACTCTTTATTTCTTCCTCTCCTCCAGTTAGAGTCCAAAAGGGATTATATGATTCGCTAAAAATTAGAAAAAATGGTTCTTCGTTTGTAGAATTAATTATGTAACATGCCGGGTTTATCATTTTAAAAGTAACATTAGGAAGGGAATCTACCGATAAGATAGAGTATAAGTTTTGTTCTTCATCATCAGGCAATCTGTATAGAACAAGTTGATCCAATATTACTTCTCCGAACCCTTTAATTATAAGTTCATGTTCACCTTTTGCAAGATTCCTTAAATCAACGTCAATTAAAGTAAAATTTTTAGGAATAGAAGAGAGGTTAAAAATCAACTCATCATCAAGATGTAGTCTAATATAACTATCTATCTCCCGTTCCCCTCCACAAACTCTTAAAGAAAGGGCGTAATCTCCATCATTTGGAATATAAAGCTTTTTGCTAACTGATAGTGGTCTATTACATAGACAGTCTTCCAATCGAGGGTCATAAGTCATGATAACTCCACCCATGCTTGCCTCTGGAGTATAGTAGGGATACACATTCCATTCATCCTCAATAGATGAGAATGTCTTTTCTGCTTCAATAAGGTAAATGAACTCTTTCTCTTTAAAAAGATCAGTTACGGTTTCAAAGGCCTTCTCAATCTCGCTAGGAGGTGCAACTACGATATCATCTATAGCACTTAAACCATTTTCGTTTATTATTTTTAAATTATGGGAGCCTTTCCCTAAGAAAATTGGTTGGGTTGTCAATTTAATCCATTTGAAGCCCGAGTAGCTACCATAAATTCCTTCTTGAGTTTTAGGTTCAATAGTTGCGGGTCCTTGCGAAGTCATGTTCAAATCATCTATCAAAACTGTAAGTGAGCCAGCATCGTTCCTATAAAAAACCCGTATCCATATATCAAAGATTCCGCTTACATCGGTTGAAAAAGGAATTGATAATGTAGCGTTAGCTCTAGTAAAAACGAAATCTCCTTCTAAACTAAACTCAGATAGGTAGAACCTTAGATCGTCTATAAGAAAGACATTATACCCAATGGAATCAGGTACCCAACTCCAGCCACTTCTTACCCATGTAGAGTTCACCGATATACTTTGTGCAGCGTATGGATTTGTATCAATTCGGTATTTTTTAGGAAGAAGTATTAGGGAAAGATCGGATATTTCACTGTCTTTGAAAACAATTAGGCTCGATAAATCGATCTGATGCTGTAACTCTTCAATGTCCATTTGATAACCAAAAATCACAAGCCAATCTCGGAGTACTGTGTCAGAAAGGTAACTAAGAGATACTAAGGAATCCATTCCACCAACTACAAACATACTCTTTGAAGTAGCAAAAAAATTAGCTCCTACATTCTGATTCTCATATATAGAAATTGGGGCATCGTCTCTTAAGTAAGAAATATCACTCTGATTTTGTAGAGATTCAAGGAAGTAGGTCCAATCATCTGTTTTTTGATCCATCCTAACTAATGTATATCGGACATTTGCTAAGGATAATATCTGACC
The Candidatus Methylarchaceae archaeon HK02M2 genome window above contains:
- a CDS encoding glycosyltransferase family 4 protein yields the protein MYNIALTHSSFSEFGGAERVIINQVKGLKGLGHNVTCFTSTSSNEKFSDTNVQCYGMEIPSPFCRLLLNISSNVIGISKIAKKLRGYNYILSHHHPGPLVAYEVKKKFGIPYIVYVHHLPLFLYPLEVDKKPLKWAHNGSRFTIEILSKSPGINQWLKGADRRAIMYADALLTNSQYVARQIRSIYNREAQICRPGVDTSSFQNLVDDPSLDNFKKLHGLGDNAIILVARMTPQKKFDWAIQILKLVKKKIKNVQLVIKTEIPHYNKWTQVLFQKMNVANSDDKSVRWITNLDRKDLPLLYKSTKVYISTSVKEAFGISPIEAMACGLPVVAWDDDSGTTEYIENSRNGYLCRPYDLKDFVEKIIYLLTNEDERKRLGKQAMQNVMKNFDWKVHLDILNSVLSKI
- a CDS encoding glycosyltransferase family 39 protein produces the protein MNRKIILIDLLILAFISILSLQNILFSSGMVFHGDLVFPTSQQQIFDQVYRYSYVWDAYPTLGRDNIISLQLAGFWVISAIMAIVFSPELIEKIWLISIPLLSSCSMYYLTRKVCKCGRLVGLISALIYTYNPFVVDRILSGHLNLLLGYSLTPLIFTLFLFAMERFSIQRAILTGLVFSLLMSLIGYPHQALLLLILMIAYTLYHSSPWKRGRLISTLKNFRVLVIILIMILPFLLVTIGEFTFGTTRLDFSIEEINYFSRYSSFLNVTRLSGYGLGFAEDAALNYPLLSQIMNPTILWLTSGYLIALISFITPIFLRRDKETIFWALVALVSLIFAQGTHGSFESFSFWLYYNVPGFLAFRDPTKFLAITSFSYSILIGFGLKSLIPIIKERLPKNLGKQSKMFVIVTVIILILVTPMMPISYGNFGGLRTIQTPEYYDSVNTWLSDQSDDFRVLWIPPWFPVVSYNWTNAYAIDPILFYTSGRPILSHSDKIMPSNSFQNFLYNVMVKGSTNRLGQILSLANVRYTLVRMDQKTDDWTYFLESLQNQSDISYLRDDAPISIYENQNVGANFFATSKSMFVVGGMDSLVSLSYLSDTVLRDWLVIFGYQMDIEELQHQIDLSSLIVFKDSEISDLSLILLPKKYRIDTNPYAAQSISVNSTWVRSGWSWVPDSIGYNVFLIDDLRFYLSEFSLEGDFVFTRANATLSIPFSTDVSGIFDIWIRVFYRNDAGSLTVLIDDLNMTSQGPATIEPKTQEGIYGSYSGFKWIKLTTQPIFLGKGSHNLKIINENGLSAIDDIVVAPPSEIEKAFETVTDLFKEKEFIYLIEAEKTFSSIEDEWNVYPYYTPEASMGGVIMTYDPRLEDCLCNRPLSVSKKLYIPNDGDYALSLRVCGGEREIDSYIRLHLDDELIFNLSSIPKNFTLIDVDLRNLAKGEHELIIKGFGEVILDQLVLYRLPDDEEQNLYSILSVDSLPNVTFKMINPACYIINSTNEEPFFLIFSESYNPFWTLTGGEEEIKSVIGYSFINSFYISHNGTYQINVEFTPQKIMYVNYAISLFTIIVGIGYLLFITFQSKLKRQKVDDQSSIKIVN